In one Lolium rigidum isolate FL_2022 chromosome 3, APGP_CSIRO_Lrig_0.1, whole genome shotgun sequence genomic region, the following are encoded:
- the LOC124695926 gene encoding uncharacterized protein LOC124695926 produces the protein MTSLSIAGCSGIKVTPLRSVGERSRPRSGNGFLLNVSSSSTSSSRAITTCSLKPPPSYGGKAKGKINPRDLFTFSYRFNTDIPMGETPGASIDEYLMNRPRIVGAVFPDKRKRTKLNDEEWSVQLIPIQFLFLSACPVIAIRFVSRSGGKGYPPHVPVRATSLLLMEVTDYRLEGLQRDAMPSHMAVTVRGTLYPQPEGRRSLKGHVEMSVGFNLPPVLALVPEPIIRGVADTVLRQLAQQMKHDFDTGLAADFKKYRREKLTEKRTEH, from the exons ATGACTTCGCTAAGCATCGCAGGCTGCAGTGGCATCAAGGTGACACCACTCAGATCAGTAGGGGAGCGATCAAGGCCAAGATCAGGAAATGGTTTTCTCCTGaatgtctcctcctcctccacgtcgTCGTCACGAGCGATCACAACTTGCTCTCTGAAGCCTCCACCTTCCTACGGCGGCAAGGCGAAGGGGAAGATCAATCCCAGAGATCTCTTCACCTTCTCCTACAGGTTCAACACCGACATCCCCATGGGCGAAACTCCAGGG GCGTCCATCGATGAGTACCTCATGAACAGGCCCAGGATCGTCGGAGCCGTGTTCCCCGATAAGCGGAAGCGAACCAAACTTAACGAT GAGGAGTGGAGCGTGCAGCTGATCCCCATCCAGTTCCTCTTCCTGTCAGCCTGTCCGGTGATCGCCATCCGCTTCGTGAGCAGGTCCGGCGGGAAGGGGTACCCGCCGCACGTCCCCGTCCGCGCCACCAGCCTCCTCCTCATGGAGGTCACGGACTACAGGCTGGAGGGGCTGCAGAGGGACGCCATGCCGTcgcacatggcggtgacggtgcggGGCACGCTGTACCCGCAGCCGGAGGGGCGCCGGAGCCTCAAGGGCCACGTCGAGATGAGCGTCGGCTTCAACCTGCCCCCCGTCCTCGCGCTCGTCCCGGAGCCCATCATCCGCGGCGTCGCCGACACCGTGCTCAGGCAGCTCGCGCAGCAGATGAAGCACGACTTCGACACCGGACTCGCTGCGGACTTCAAGAAGTACCGTAGGGAGAAGCTCAC